In the genome of Paenibacillus sp. FSL R5-0766, one region contains:
- a CDS encoding YIP1 family protein gives MKQDFIKFPLHLIFHPIDAFWDLKSDNRGRLFVAFAALALTIVMMILQKQYAGFLVNYIDPRTINSIIEIATVAVPFFLWCMANWAVTTLMEGEGKFKEIVLATGYSLIPVILIYAPMIVISRFMVQEETAFYYLFNSIAFFWFVLLLFIGMMTVHQYTVIRTIITMVLTLIVMGIIVFLGALVFSMLQQLYEFGYNIYRELIFRT, from the coding sequence GTGAAGCAGGATTTCATTAAGTTTCCGCTGCATCTCATTTTTCACCCCATTGATGCATTCTGGGACCTCAAGTCAGATAACCGGGGACGGCTGTTTGTTGCTTTTGCAGCATTGGCGCTTACCATTGTTATGATGATTTTGCAAAAGCAGTACGCAGGATTTCTCGTTAATTACATCGATCCTCGTACGATTAACAGCATCATCGAAATCGCCACGGTTGCAGTACCTTTCTTTCTATGGTGCATGGCCAACTGGGCGGTAACAACTTTGATGGAAGGGGAAGGCAAGTTCAAGGAAATCGTTCTGGCGACAGGTTACTCGCTCATTCCGGTTATTCTGATCTATGCCCCAATGATCGTGATCAGCCGTTTTATGGTGCAGGAGGAGACTGCTTTTTATTATCTGTTCAATAGTATTGCGTTCTTCTGGTTTGTACTGCTTCTGTTCATTGGCATGATGACGGTACACCAGTACACGGTGATTAGAACAATCATTACGATGGTGCTGACACTCATTGTGATGGGCATTATTGTATTCCTTGGCGCACTGGTCTTCAGCATGCTGCAACAGCTGTACGAATTCGGTTATAACATTTACCGTGAGTTGATTTTTCGGACCTAA
- a CDS encoding DUF5696 domain-containing protein, whose amino-acid sequence MNKRQRLYTVLAGGAAVIMIAAGLLYINNRGVPAVEAAAYLDTTTQAMPVTEEPLQFLGDSSQGVPGMQLVAEDQGLALYYNEETTEIAVRDGKSGEIWYSNPKERDGDSLASAYEKEVLSSQLNVSFRDAMGTLENFLNFSSSISNKQFTVGQIDQGIRVNYTLGDTSLGIDALPKLISKQRLEEKVLSKLDATVARYTSARYYPTKNNPDILERLDGQISKQLVLNKMLGAFETAGYTADDLAFDNQENGVEGGGVSDKPSFVISVEYRLEQGALVVTVPLSQIEESGQYRIRNIDLLAYFGAADTKGEGYMLVPDGSGSLIHLNNGKTQEEQYVQRVYGADPNDNSLSRPQVSESAYMPVFGLKNGENAWFAVIEKGDGIASISADIGGRQNSYNHVHATFSLRGEDELEMYTSQKMQEIQLLSEEPYRGDIQVRYHFLHGEDASYSGMARLYQQQLIEQDVLKPLPEQTELPFYLDVLGAVDKKASFLSVPYRTTLAMTTYEQATEMAAKLQQEGVNRVQMRYQGWFGGGISHHTPTRVKLDSEVGSRSELQTLSTKLEQSGGALFPDVAFQHIYHDDMRFAPSSDAARFVTKETAELYPYNPALNRMDQSRDSYYLLSAAKLPYVVSEFADKYHQLDLGGLSLRDLGQVLTSDYRDSRVIHRETAKNIVKEQLGQLEQSYPNLMISAANSYAWGSAQHVVNVPAGSSRFNITDEEVPFYGMVIHGYMNYAASPMNTSGDQDLRKQLLRSLELGAAPYFQWTYEPSSRLKLTNYDSAYATEYGYWVDDAVALYKQANEVLGELENEQILKHERIQDGVVRITYTGGTSILVNYNADAVTVDGTTVGGTDYVVEGVNR is encoded by the coding sequence GTGAACAAAAGGCAACGATTATATACGGTGCTGGCTGGTGGTGCAGCTGTAATCATGATTGCAGCCGGGCTGCTGTATATAAACAACAGGGGGGTTCCTGCCGTGGAAGCCGCGGCTTATCTGGATACAACAACCCAAGCCATGCCCGTCACGGAGGAACCGTTGCAGTTCCTTGGCGACTCTTCGCAGGGGGTACCTGGTATGCAACTGGTCGCTGAAGATCAGGGATTGGCCCTGTACTACAACGAGGAGACAACAGAAATTGCAGTACGTGACGGAAAAAGTGGAGAGATTTGGTATAGCAACCCGAAAGAACGGGATGGGGACAGTCTCGCTTCCGCATATGAAAAAGAAGTGCTGTCCTCCCAGCTGAACGTGTCTTTCCGGGATGCGATGGGCACACTGGAGAACTTCCTGAATTTCAGTTCCAGCATCAGCAACAAGCAATTCACTGTGGGGCAGATCGATCAGGGCATTCGAGTGAACTATACGCTTGGTGATACGTCGCTTGGCATTGACGCGCTGCCCAAACTGATCAGCAAGCAGCGCCTGGAGGAGAAAGTGCTTTCCAAACTGGACGCTACTGTCGCAAGATACACATCTGCCCGTTATTATCCAACCAAGAACAATCCGGATATTCTGGAACGGCTGGATGGACAGATCTCGAAGCAGCTTGTGCTGAACAAGATGCTGGGTGCCTTTGAGACGGCGGGTTACACGGCGGACGATCTGGCTTTTGACAATCAGGAGAATGGAGTCGAAGGCGGAGGCGTATCGGATAAGCCCAGCTTCGTCATTTCTGTGGAATATCGACTTGAGCAGGGGGCACTCGTTGTGACTGTACCCCTGAGCCAAATAGAAGAAAGTGGGCAATACCGCATTCGGAACATTGATTTGCTCGCTTATTTTGGTGCTGCGGATACAAAGGGCGAGGGTTATATGCTCGTGCCTGACGGTTCCGGCAGCCTGATCCACCTGAACAACGGGAAAACCCAGGAAGAGCAGTATGTACAGCGCGTGTACGGCGCAGACCCAAATGATAACTCGCTCAGTCGTCCTCAGGTTAGTGAATCCGCGTATATGCCTGTGTTTGGTCTGAAGAACGGGGAGAATGCCTGGTTTGCAGTCATTGAAAAAGGGGACGGCATTGCCAGTATCTCTGCGGATATTGGAGGCAGGCAGAACAGTTACAACCACGTGCATGCGACCTTCTCCCTGCGCGGGGAGGATGAGCTGGAGATGTACACCTCGCAGAAAATGCAGGAGATCCAGCTGCTTAGCGAAGAGCCTTACCGTGGAGATATTCAGGTCCGTTATCATTTCCTTCATGGAGAAGATGCCAGTTACTCGGGTATGGCCCGCCTGTATCAGCAGCAGTTGATCGAACAGGATGTATTGAAGCCGCTCCCGGAACAGACGGAGTTGCCGTTCTATCTGGATGTACTTGGTGCAGTGGACAAAAAGGCTTCGTTCCTGAGTGTGCCCTATCGAACCACCTTAGCCATGACGACGTACGAACAGGCCACCGAAATGGCGGCGAAGTTGCAGCAGGAAGGTGTAAACCGCGTGCAAATGCGGTATCAGGGATGGTTCGGCGGTGGCATCAGCCATCATACGCCAACCCGGGTGAAGTTGGACAGTGAAGTAGGCAGTCGTTCCGAACTGCAAACGTTGTCCACCAAGCTGGAGCAGTCGGGTGGAGCTCTGTTCCCGGATGTGGCTTTCCAGCACATTTATCACGATGATATGCGCTTTGCTCCTTCCTCGGATGCAGCGCGTTTTGTCACAAAGGAGACAGCAGAATTGTATCCGTACAATCCTGCACTTAATCGCATGGATCAGAGTAGGGACAGCTATTATTTGCTCTCAGCGGCCAAGCTTCCTTATGTAGTGAGTGAGTTTGCTGACAAATACCATCAACTGGACCTCGGCGGGTTATCCCTTCGTGATCTTGGGCAGGTCCTGACTTCCGATTATCGGGATAGTCGGGTGATTCATCGGGAGACGGCGAAAAACATTGTGAAGGAGCAGCTGGGACAGCTGGAACAGTCCTATCCGAACTTGATGATATCTGCCGCAAATAGCTACGCTTGGGGAAGTGCACAACATGTTGTGAATGTACCCGCAGGATCGAGTCGGTTCAATATTACCGATGAAGAAGTTCCTTTTTATGGGATGGTCATTCATGGATACATGAACTATGCCGCATCTCCGATGAATACGTCGGGGGATCAGGATCTCCGCAAACAGTTGCTACGCAGTCTGGAACTCGGGGCAGCTCCGTATTTTCAATGGACCTATGAACCATCATCCAGGCTAAAGCTGACGAATTATGATTCGGCATACGCAACCGAGTATGGCTATTGGGTGGATGATGCTGTTGCTTTGTATAAGCAGGCTAATGAAGTGCTGGGAGAACTGGAGAATGAGCAGATCCTGAAGCATGAACGCATTCAGGATGGCGTCGTCCGGATCACCTATACTGGGGGTACATCCATCCTTGTGAATTACAATGCGGATGCAGTAACCGTGGATGGGACAACGGTTGGCGGGACGGATTATGTGGTGGAAGGAGTGAACCGATGA
- a CDS encoding sugar ABC transporter permease, with translation MRTIRLSLKSRRALLGLAFISPWLIGFIFLFATPLLQSIRFSLSNLSVAPGGYVLEYVGFKNFKDALLVDATFNRILVDSVGAMLLNVPMILFFSLFTATLLNQKFRGRTMARAIFFLPVILASSAVAAAESAGLINLMGDASAVDASADGGASFNVVSIVRMLADVGLPMAYVDYIVEAIMRIYEIISSSGVQILIFLAALQSVPGSMYEVAKIEGATAYESFWKITFPMVSPLILTNVIYTIIDSFAGSPVTQAIYQTAFKTQNFGLSSAMSWLYTLVIGLVLIVVGWVLSRRVHYN, from the coding sequence ATGAGAACCATTCGATTATCGCTGAAGTCACGGAGAGCGCTGCTTGGACTTGCATTTATATCGCCGTGGCTGATCGGTTTCATCTTCCTCTTTGCCACGCCACTCCTGCAATCCATCCGGTTCAGTCTGAGTAATCTGTCCGTTGCTCCGGGCGGGTACGTTCTGGAATACGTTGGATTTAAAAATTTCAAGGATGCGCTTCTGGTTGACGCGACGTTCAACCGGATTCTGGTCGACTCTGTTGGAGCGATGCTACTGAATGTGCCGATGATTTTGTTCTTCAGTCTGTTTACGGCGACACTGCTTAACCAGAAGTTCAGAGGCAGAACGATGGCACGTGCGATCTTTTTCCTGCCGGTTATTCTGGCTTCGAGTGCAGTCGCAGCAGCTGAGTCTGCGGGATTAATCAATCTGATGGGGGATGCGAGTGCGGTGGATGCATCAGCCGATGGCGGTGCTTCGTTCAACGTGGTATCCATTGTGCGGATGCTGGCGGATGTGGGATTACCGATGGCCTATGTGGATTACATTGTAGAAGCCATCATGCGGATCTATGAGATTATTAGTAGCTCTGGCGTTCAGATTCTGATCTTCCTCGCCGCGCTGCAATCGGTACCGGGATCCATGTACGAGGTTGCGAAGATCGAAGGGGCGACAGCCTACGAATCATTCTGGAAGATTACATTTCCCATGGTCAGTCCGTTGATTCTGACAAATGTCATCTATACGATCATTGATTCATTTGCCGGGAGTCCAGTCACACAGGCCATCTACCAAACCGCATTCAAAACGCAGAACTTTGGCTTAAGCTCGGCGATGTCCTGGCTGTACACACTGGTGATTGGCCTTGTACTGATCGTAGTGGGCTGGGTATTGTCACGGCGGGTTCACTACAACTGA
- a CDS encoding carbohydrate ABC transporter permease, whose product MAASGTDRMVVVPKQNYHMQRVRNKTSDLLYSIFRYALVIGISFIILYPLFLKVSVAFKDKQDIYNPTIYMIPQHFTLDNIRLAAQVMDFLPLLANTLLFVTITTLLTAISCALAGYGFARFSFPGSNVLFILVILTILVPTSTLMVPMYLHFRSFDFMGIIQLFTGKNGINLLNTYWPSMITAATAGGLKAGLFIYIFRQFFKGMPKEIEEAALIDGAGGFKTFARIMLPNAISPLITVILFSFVWQYNDTFYSALFMSESPLISLKVASLPAQANQLIPQLMGFGSNSGIKADPNYVAMIVDTGILLAIAPLIILYLFVQRYFVESIERSGVVG is encoded by the coding sequence ATGGCTGCATCAGGAACAGATCGCATGGTGGTGGTACCAAAACAGAATTACCACATGCAGCGGGTACGAAACAAGACATCGGACCTTCTCTATTCCATTTTCAGATATGCACTGGTCATCGGCATTTCATTTATTATTTTGTATCCGTTATTTCTCAAAGTTTCAGTCGCGTTCAAGGATAAACAGGACATTTACAATCCAACGATTTATATGATTCCTCAGCATTTTACGCTGGATAATATCCGGCTAGCGGCGCAAGTGATGGATTTTCTTCCCTTGCTGGCGAACACGTTATTGTTCGTTACCATCACGACGCTTCTGACAGCGATATCCTGTGCACTTGCCGGATACGGCTTCGCCCGGTTTTCGTTTCCGGGTAGTAATGTACTCTTCATCCTTGTGATTCTGACGATTCTGGTGCCGACGAGCACACTTATGGTGCCAATGTATCTGCATTTCCGCAGCTTTGACTTTATGGGCATCATCCAGTTGTTCACGGGGAAAAACGGGATTAACCTGCTCAATACGTACTGGCCTTCAATGATTACGGCTGCTACGGCAGGAGGGCTGAAGGCGGGGCTATTCATCTATATCTTCCGGCAGTTTTTCAAGGGGATGCCGAAGGAAATCGAGGAGGCCGCACTGATTGACGGCGCAGGTGGATTCAAAACGTTTGCCCGAATCATGTTGCCCAATGCGATCTCGCCACTGATTACGGTCATTTTGTTCTCCTTTGTATGGCAGTATAACGATACATTCTATTCGGCATTATTCATGAGTGAAAGTCCACTGATCTCGCTGAAGGTGGCTTCCTTACCTGCTCAGGCGAACCAGTTGATTCCACAACTGATGGGCTTTGGCTCGAACTCGGGCATCAAGGCCGATCCGAACTATGTGGCCATGATCGTGGATACAGGCATTTTGCTGGCGATTGCACCGTTGATTATTTTGTACTTGTTCGTGCAGCGGTATTTCGTTGAGAGCATTGAACGTTCTGGTGTAGTGGGTTAA
- a CDS encoding glycosyl hydrolase has translation MTVREISRVPVNKTASSEAKELMAFLVERYRKGMLSGQQDYSNLNWINENTGRKPAVIGFDLMEYSPSRTERGAVSQEIRDVIDWHKQGGIVTLCWHWNAPTDLIDEPGKEWWRGFYTDATTYDLASALADTESEAYQLLIRDIDVIATHLQELKDAGVPVLFRPLHEAEGGWFWWGAKGPEPAKQLYCLLYDRLVQEHQLHNLIWVWNSEKPEWYPGDDIVDIVSVDVYPEAGDHSPLAARYTNLRELVKDSKIIALAENGSIPDPKQMKEQDVHWSWFCTWTGGFLRDGTHNELTFLKELYHSKEVITLDQLPKWSWL, from the coding sequence ATGACAGTGCGTGAGATCAGCAGAGTTCCGGTGAATAAAACAGCGTCATCTGAAGCAAAAGAGCTGATGGCGTTCCTGGTCGAGCGTTATCGAAAAGGGATGTTGTCAGGCCAGCAGGATTATAGCAATCTAAACTGGATTAATGAAAATACAGGCCGAAAGCCAGCTGTGATTGGCTTTGATCTCATGGAATATTCGCCATCAAGAACAGAGCGCGGTGCGGTCTCCCAAGAGATTCGGGATGTGATAGACTGGCACAAACAAGGCGGGATCGTGACACTATGCTGGCACTGGAACGCACCGACGGATCTGATCGATGAACCGGGTAAAGAGTGGTGGCGGGGGTTCTATACGGACGCGACAACCTATGATCTTGCCTCCGCGCTTGCTGATACTGAATCAGAAGCATATCAGTTATTGATTCGGGATATAGATGTTATTGCTACACATTTACAGGAGCTGAAGGATGCTGGTGTGCCTGTATTATTTCGACCACTTCATGAAGCGGAGGGTGGCTGGTTCTGGTGGGGAGCGAAAGGCCCCGAACCTGCCAAACAGTTATATTGTTTGTTGTATGATCGATTGGTTCAAGAACATCAGCTGCACAATCTTATCTGGGTCTGGAACTCGGAAAAACCGGAATGGTATCCAGGGGATGATATCGTGGATATTGTGAGTGTAGATGTATACCCGGAAGCGGGAGATCACAGCCCGCTGGCGGCACGTTACACCAACCTGCGAGAGCTTGTGAAGGATAGTAAAATCATTGCACTGGCCGAGAACGGCTCCATCCCTGACCCTAAGCAGATGAAGGAACAGGATGTACACTGGAGTTGGTTCTGTACCTGGACAGGTGGATTCCTGAGAGACGGGACGCATAATGAACTAACGTTTTTGAAGGAATTGTACCATAGCAAAGAGGTCATTACGCTCGATCAGTTACCGAAGTGGAGTTGGTTATAA
- a CDS encoding DUF1349 domain-containing protein has translation MTNLFEHCSGQTLSANLGWLNEPTDWSIEDGKVTITVSPISDFFIDPGGEPVKASAPFLHTIVKGDFSIVTRVQVDMKEQYDSGCLMVRVDDTNWAKVCFEYFEEQPSILSVVTRGNSDDCVSAPVDVNKPYLRVARAGNSFAFHYSQDGEKWKLVRYFGLDCAEEIKVGIVAQSPIGQGTTVTFTDVQLQHGVTGSVRRVK, from the coding sequence ATGACGAATCTATTCGAACATTGTTCAGGTCAAACATTATCCGCCAACCTGGGATGGCTGAACGAGCCAACAGATTGGTCCATTGAAGACGGCAAAGTAACGATAACCGTTTCGCCGATCAGTGACTTTTTCATTGATCCGGGAGGTGAGCCGGTGAAAGCTTCAGCTCCATTTTTACATACGATAGTCAAGGGAGATTTCAGCATCGTCACTCGAGTACAGGTGGACATGAAAGAACAGTATGACTCAGGCTGCCTGATGGTGAGGGTGGACGATACGAATTGGGCTAAAGTCTGCTTTGAATATTTTGAAGAACAGCCGTCTATTCTTAGTGTTGTTACTCGTGGTAACTCGGATGATTGTGTATCCGCACCTGTAGACGTTAATAAGCCTTATTTACGTGTAGCCCGGGCAGGCAACAGCTTTGCTTTCCATTATTCTCAGGATGGAGAGAAGTGGAAGCTGGTTCGTTATTTCGGACTCGACTGCGCGGAAGAGATCAAAGTTGGCATTGTGGCCCAATCCCCCATTGGGCAAGGGACCACGGTTACTTTTACAGACGTACAGCTTCAACATGGAGTGACCGGAAGTGTTCGCCGGGTAAAATAA
- a CDS encoding MFS transporter: protein MKKIIFPGIALIAVCYAFGRFSYGLFMPEISEALQLNDAASGAINSGTYIAYCLSLLTAPLLINRKGHHYVIQLAGISAVLGLTGIALAQNAWVLTFSIFLAGLSTGWASPALGNTVNAELAPDLQARGNSWINTGTSFGIVISGPLYWLFTDYWRLTYILFAVIGVVVLLWNRRVIPPTKTLPCTKSLRACMKPTRPGSALLMACLLTGFSSAIYWTFARNFLTDEKGASDSEAVLFWIVMGVMGILGGCAGRIIERFEIGWSYRMGILLLAISLGVILLPSMTASLISAIIFGSTYIFLTSVFIVWATRLFSPNVSIGISLAFLALGVGQFLGSSMAGYTIEVFSNTTAFLAFAILGLFGMLIRVK from the coding sequence ATGAAAAAAATTATCTTTCCAGGCATTGCACTTATCGCTGTATGTTATGCATTCGGGCGATTCAGTTATGGATTGTTTATGCCGGAAATTTCGGAAGCCTTACAATTAAATGATGCAGCCTCTGGCGCGATTAACTCAGGAACGTATATCGCCTACTGTCTGTCCCTTCTAACTGCACCATTGTTGATTAATCGCAAGGGACATCATTATGTCATTCAATTGGCAGGGATCAGCGCAGTGCTCGGATTAACCGGCATTGCCCTGGCTCAGAATGCATGGGTTCTTACATTTAGTATATTTCTAGCAGGTTTGAGTACAGGCTGGGCCTCTCCAGCCCTCGGTAACACGGTTAATGCCGAGCTTGCACCCGATTTGCAAGCAAGAGGCAACAGCTGGATTAACACAGGGACCAGCTTCGGAATTGTAATATCAGGTCCACTCTACTGGCTGTTCACGGATTACTGGCGTCTAACCTACATCCTGTTTGCTGTAATCGGTGTTGTTGTTCTGCTGTGGAACAGACGTGTTATTCCACCTACGAAGACACTGCCTTGTACCAAGTCTCTCAGGGCATGTATGAAACCAACCAGACCAGGGTCCGCTCTGCTCATGGCTTGTCTGTTGACAGGTTTCAGTTCTGCAATCTACTGGACCTTTGCCCGCAACTTCCTCACAGACGAGAAAGGGGCCTCCGATTCGGAAGCCGTGTTGTTCTGGATTGTGATGGGGGTTATGGGGATACTCGGTGGATGCGCGGGTCGCATTATTGAACGGTTCGAGATTGGGTGGTCCTACCGAATGGGCATACTTTTATTGGCGATCTCACTGGGGGTAATCCTTCTTCCATCCATGACTGCCAGTCTCATCTCTGCGATCATATTTGGCAGCACGTATATTTTCCTGACCAGTGTATTTATTGTTTGGGCGACGAGACTATTCAGTCCAAATGTGTCCATCGGAATTAGCCTTGCCTTTCTCGCGCTGGGTGTTGGGCAATTCCTTGGCTCTTCTATGGCAGGTTATACGATCGAAGTGTTTTCTAATACAACGGCATTTCTGGCTTTTGCTATACTCGGTCTGTTCGGAATGTTAATTCGGGTGAAATAA
- a CDS encoding TetR/AcrR family transcriptional regulator, translating into MSSKKEMLLNVAEELFYLHGFHSIGLKRIITDAGIAIMTLYNHFESKDDLIVQVLLRREQRYLEQLRQYADNKAQPMFLNLAEGHATWLKEHESRGCLFLRAKEEFGGHTDHIIVQTVNAHKRHMRTLIQTLAPAASVRDLLQFSLLLEGSTALAETENVNDVCRELIHMTQTSFN; encoded by the coding sequence ATGAGCAGCAAAAAAGAAATGCTTTTAAACGTGGCTGAAGAATTGTTCTACCTTCACGGTTTCCATTCCATCGGTTTAAAGCGGATTATCACGGATGCCGGGATTGCGATTATGACGCTATACAATCATTTTGAGTCGAAGGATGATCTCATCGTCCAGGTGCTCCTGCGGCGCGAACAGCGTTATTTAGAACAACTCCGGCAATATGCAGACAATAAAGCACAACCCATGTTCCTCAATCTGGCTGAAGGACATGCAACTTGGCTGAAGGAACACGAATCAAGAGGGTGCTTATTTCTACGCGCCAAAGAAGAATTCGGAGGTCATACAGATCATATCATCGTCCAAACAGTGAATGCGCATAAAAGACATATGCGAACGTTAATCCAAACATTGGCGCCTGCTGCAAGTGTTCGAGATCTATTGCAATTCTCCCTGCTACTGGAGGGTTCCACGGCACTTGCTGAGACAGAAAATGTAAATGACGTCTGCCGTGAACTGATCCATATGACGCAAACCAGTTTCAATTAA
- a CDS encoding AraC family transcriptional regulator, translating into MNWINALQVAIQYMEDHLLENMTMEQIAAQAHISPFHFQRTFALLTDVTVAEYIKRRRLTLAAHELLQSDHKIIDLAFKYGYDTPESFSKAFRRQHGIAPSEARKNSNTVQSYNRLVIQVSLKGAEPMKYKIVEHPEFTLVGVEQTFSYADQEHLQGIGKMWREAWTSGTEDRLFELNNGDIPGLLGVVVDQSEIQEKQMQYWIATTYDGEVPEGLSSFTMPASKWSVFEVEGPMPESMQLLWKQIISEWFPSNPYEHAYMPELEVYPGPNQPPQIWIPIK; encoded by the coding sequence ATGAACTGGATCAACGCATTACAGGTCGCTATTCAATATATGGAAGACCACTTGCTCGAAAATATGACGATGGAGCAGATTGCAGCGCAGGCCCATATCTCTCCTTTTCACTTTCAACGTACCTTTGCCTTATTAACTGATGTTACTGTAGCTGAGTACATAAAACGCAGACGATTGACACTGGCGGCACATGAGCTTCTGCAAAGTGATCACAAAATCATTGATCTGGCGTTTAAATACGGTTACGACACACCGGAATCTTTCTCCAAAGCATTTCGCAGACAACATGGGATCGCACCCAGTGAGGCTCGAAAGAATAGTAACACTGTCCAATCGTATAATCGTCTGGTGATTCAAGTGAGTCTAAAAGGAGCAGAGCCGATGAAATATAAAATCGTTGAACATCCCGAATTTACGTTGGTCGGAGTAGAGCAAACTTTCTCCTATGCAGATCAAGAACATCTGCAAGGCATCGGGAAGATGTGGCGGGAAGCGTGGACGAGTGGTACAGAGGATCGTTTATTTGAACTGAACAATGGGGATATTCCAGGTTTACTCGGTGTCGTTGTGGATCAGAGCGAAATTCAGGAAAAACAGATGCAATACTGGATCGCTACAACTTACGATGGTGAAGTACCGGAAGGATTATCAAGCTTCACCATGCCTGCTTCCAAATGGAGTGTATTTGAAGTAGAAGGCCCGATGCCGGAGAGTATGCAGCTTCTATGGAAACAGATTATTTCGGAATGGTTTCCATCCAACCCTTATGAGCACGCATATATGCCGGAGCTGGAAGTATACCCGGGCCCCAATCAACCGCCACAAATTTGGATACCAATTAAATAA
- a CDS encoding YdcF family protein → MIKKFLHKNGLIIDLVLLACFVAFLAFWGQRFPVMFFGMITVAFIVLRRIDYQKHVILKRIILTGFGVVAVSFVIIEALVFTQLGANDPEQADYVIILGSGIRGTELSLTLKQRLDASLDYIRSHPQTPVIVSGGQGPGESIPEALAMKNYLIEQGINPAQVIMEDRSTSTQENLAFSKKIILESGLEHPEIMIVTSDYHMFRSKYIAAKNGYAAEYGISAPSPGYLKPVNMIREYFATIKTFI, encoded by the coding sequence TTGATAAAAAAGTTCTTACACAAAAATGGACTGATCATTGATCTTGTCCTGTTGGCATGTTTTGTGGCGTTCCTGGCCTTCTGGGGCCAAAGATTCCCAGTCATGTTTTTCGGAATGATCACGGTGGCTTTTATCGTTCTAAGACGGATTGACTATCAGAAGCATGTTATTCTGAAACGGATTATCCTTACCGGATTTGGCGTGGTTGCCGTCTCTTTTGTCATTATCGAAGCCCTTGTATTCACACAGCTTGGTGCGAATGATCCGGAACAAGCGGACTATGTCATTATTCTGGGTTCAGGCATCCGTGGAACGGAATTGTCATTGACCCTAAAACAAAGGTTAGATGCAAGTTTGGACTACATTCGCAGCCACCCTCAGACACCGGTCATTGTATCAGGTGGGCAGGGACCTGGAGAATCAATTCCCGAAGCGCTCGCCATGAAAAACTATCTGATTGAACAGGGGATCAACCCCGCCCAAGTCATTATGGAAGATCGCTCCACAAGTACACAGGAGAATTTGGCCTTTTCCAAAAAAATCATTCTTGAATCCGGGTTAGAGCACCCCGAGATCATGATTGTCACCAGTGACTATCATATGTTCCGCTCCAAGTATATCGCTGCCAAGAACGGTTATGCGGCAGAATATGGCATATCGGCCCCGTCACCGGGTTATCTGAAACCCGTCAACATGATCCGTGAATATTTTGCTACGATCAAAACATTTATCTAA